One genomic segment of Rivularia sp. PCC 7116 includes these proteins:
- a CDS encoding carotenoid oxygenase family protein: MQTVQKSSKKAWGKAFQKPATEFPLTPLSIIEGEIPASLNGTLYRNGPGRFERGGIPVGHWFDGDGAILAVHFNSNSSLPPLQGGTKGGNGNASAVYRYVKTEGFKEEASAGKLLYGNYGMTAPGAVWNQWFKPIKNAANTSVLALPDKLLALWEGDSPHKLDLQNLDTLGKDDLGGLDDGLAYSAHPKIDYQTGEIFNFGISVGLTATLNIYKSDATGRIIKKAAHQLDGVPLLHDFVLAGEYLIFFISPVRLNLLMPAMGLSCFSDSLEWQPSKGTQIIVINRETLNIVSRSETEPWFQWHFSNGYIDDNGTVVVDIASYDDFQTNQFLKEVPTGETYTASKSKLSRVSLNPQTAKVSNVETLFDRHCEFPIVPQKNVGKSSRYTYLSTVKEGTDISKEILNSIARFDNQTDTITEANFDENLYPSEPIYARGFILTVVYDGNLDSSELWIFDADRLNESPVCKLSLPSVIPPGFHGTWKDG; this comes from the coding sequence ATGCAAACAGTTCAAAAATCCTCAAAAAAAGCTTGGGGTAAAGCTTTTCAAAAGCCCGCGACAGAATTTCCTTTAACGCCACTTTCAATAATTGAAGGTGAAATACCCGCAAGTTTAAATGGTACTCTTTATCGCAACGGGCCGGGAAGATTTGAGCGTGGTGGTATTCCTGTAGGGCACTGGTTTGATGGAGATGGTGCAATTCTTGCCGTTCATTTTAATTCAAACTCAAGTCTCCCCCCTTTACAAGGGGGGACTAAGGGGGGTAATGGAAATGCTTCAGCGGTTTACCGTTACGTAAAAACTGAGGGATTTAAGGAAGAAGCTAGTGCAGGAAAATTGCTTTACGGTAATTATGGGATGACAGCACCGGGTGCAGTTTGGAATCAGTGGTTTAAGCCAATAAAAAATGCTGCAAATACTTCGGTTTTGGCTTTGCCGGATAAACTTTTGGCTTTATGGGAAGGCGATAGCCCACATAAGCTTGATTTACAGAACCTTGATACTTTAGGAAAAGATGATTTAGGGGGTTTGGATGATGGGTTGGCTTATTCCGCACATCCAAAGATTGATTATCAAACAGGAGAAATTTTTAATTTTGGTATTTCTGTTGGATTAACCGCAACACTTAATATTTATAAAAGCGATGCTACGGGAAGAATTATTAAGAAAGCTGCACATCAATTAGATGGTGTACCTTTACTGCACGATTTTGTTTTAGCTGGAGAGTATTTGATATTTTTTATTTCCCCAGTGCGGTTAAATTTATTAATGCCAGCAATGGGATTGAGTTGCTTTAGCGATTCTTTGGAATGGCAGCCAAGCAAAGGTACTCAAATTATAGTTATTAACAGAGAAACTTTAAATATTGTCAGTCGTAGCGAGACTGAGCCTTGGTTTCAATGGCATTTTTCTAATGGCTATATTGACGATAATGGTACTGTAGTTGTTGATATTGCTAGCTATGACGATTTTCAAACCAATCAATTTCTTAAAGAAGTTCCCACTGGTGAGACTTATACTGCTTCAAAAAGTAAGTTATCGCGAGTTAGTTTAAATCCGCAGACTGCTAAAGTTAGCAATGTAGAAACATTATTCGATAGACATTGCGAATTTCCTATCGTACCGCAGAAAAATGTCGGAAAATCTTCTAGATATACTTATCTTTCTACAGTAAAGGAAGGTACGGATATTAGTAAGGAGATATTAAATAGTATTGCTCGCTTTGACAATCAAACTGATACTATTACCGAAGCAAACTTTGACGAAAATCTTTATCCTTCCGAACCCATTTACGCTCGTGGGTTTATTTTAACGGTTGTCTACGATGGTAATTTAGACAGTAGCGAATTGTGGATATTTGATGCGGATAGATTAAATGAATCACCCGTTTGTAAATTGAGTTTACCCAGCGTGATTCCTCCCGGTTTTCACGGTACTTGGAAAGATGGGTAA
- a CDS encoding RNA ligase family protein has product MDTEYIAYEKIPENPNQWNLTESDYRIFKKSDWVVTEKIHGANFGIVTDGLEVRFAKRKQFLDSKDNFFGYQLLQDKLILQAKEIFKILQVERINLNKVFIYGELFGGEYPHPEVTPVCGVQAIQTGVYYSPNIEYCAFDIGIVENTRNNHKIYLDYDIALQLFAKVGMMAAKPLFIGKYEEAAAYNIEFESTIPAILNLPQLQQSNKAEGIVIKPVKSFYIETRKGRIRPIIKYKIPEFAEDSRYHQAQKWNYQKTLNQNQNQHQELSFEDELCQEMLALVTATRLDNVISKLGRITNQDIDKIPQLVDLLQKDVLESFYEEYESIFKDLSVENQKNMMVELHRASLKLLNGYLMSLKNGL; this is encoded by the coding sequence ATGGATACCGAATACATCGCTTATGAGAAGATACCGGAAAATCCCAATCAATGGAATTTAACGGAGTCAGATTACCGAATTTTTAAGAAAAGTGATTGGGTGGTAACAGAGAAGATTCACGGTGCTAATTTTGGGATTGTGACGGATGGTTTGGAGGTTAGATTTGCCAAAAGAAAGCAATTCCTTGATTCAAAAGACAATTTTTTTGGCTATCAGTTATTACAAGATAAATTAATTCTACAAGCAAAAGAAATATTTAAAATTCTGCAAGTCGAAAGAATAAACTTAAACAAAGTATTTATTTACGGCGAATTATTTGGAGGAGAGTATCCACATCCAGAAGTAACTCCTGTTTGTGGAGTACAAGCAATACAAACGGGAGTATATTATTCTCCAAATATAGAATATTGTGCTTTTGATATTGGCATTGTAGAAAATACAAGAAATAATCACAAAATTTACCTGGATTATGATATTGCGCTGCAACTATTTGCAAAAGTAGGAATGATGGCTGCAAAGCCTTTGTTTATAGGAAAATATGAAGAAGCTGCGGCATACAATATTGAATTTGAATCTACAATTCCGGCGATTCTAAATTTACCGCAGCTACAGCAAAGTAATAAGGCGGAAGGGATTGTAATTAAGCCAGTTAAATCATTTTATATAGAAACTCGTAAAGGTAGAATTCGTCCAATTATTAAATATAAAATCCCGGAATTCGCGGAAGATAGTCGCTATCATCAGGCACAAAAGTGGAATTATCAAAAGACTTTAAATCAAAATCAAAATCAACATCAAGAATTAAGCTTTGAAGATGAATTATGTCAGGAAATGCTGGCTTTGGTGACTGCAACAAGGTTAGATAATGTCATTTCCAAATTAGGAAGAATCACAAATCAAGATATAGATAAAATTCCGCAGCTAGTTGATTTATTGCAAAAAGACGTTTTAGAAAGCTTTTACGAAGAATATGAAAGTATTTTTAAGGATTTATCTGTGGAAAATCAAAAAAATATGATGGTCGAGTTACATAGAGCGTCGCTAAAGTTACTGAATGGCTATTTGATGTCATTGAAAAATGGTTTGTAG